The following are from one region of the Carnobacterium gallinarum DSM 4847 genome:
- a CDS encoding helix-turn-helix domain-containing protein, with the protein MIDLNSKDIMDSKEAAERWGKAEDYVRQMYRKYPDKFPAGSIRKFGKQLVVTREGMEAATGKKEKASQTD; encoded by the coding sequence ATGATTGATCTTAATTCAAAAGATATTATGGATTCAAAAGAAGCTGCTGAGCGTTGGGGTAAAGCGGAGGATTATGTAAGACAAATGTATCGCAAATATCCTGATAAGTTCCCAGCAGGTTCTATACGAAAATTTGGCAAACAACTAGTAGTGACTCGTGAGGGTATGGAGGCAGCAACTGGTAAAAAAGAAAAAGCATCTCAAACCGATTAG
- a CDS encoding transposase, which yields MNTYKEFGEEGLLRSRQNKTYSVQFKLDAIELYLTTEMSYREVANQFGMTNLSMIANWRKAYQENGVDGLSQPKGRPSKMPKKKNKLPAIDSSKKELIYLEELEKENRRLKIELAYLKELRRLCLME from the coding sequence ATAAATACGTACAAAGAATTTGGTGAAGAAGGTCTACTTCGTAGTCGCCAAAATAAAACTTATTCTGTTCAATTCAAGCTAGATGCGATAGAGTTATATCTAACAACAGAGATGTCCTATCGAGAAGTTGCCAATCAGTTTGGAATGACCAATCTTTCTATGATTGCCAATTGGCGTAAAGCTTACCAAGAAAATGGAGTAGATGGGCTCTCACAACCGAAAGGACGTCCATCTAAAATGCCTAAAAAAAAGAATAAATTACCAGCTATCGATTCTTCAAAAAAAGAGTTAATCTATTTAGAAGAGCTTGAAAAAGAAAATCGACGATTAAAAATTGAGCTTGCCTATTTAAAAGAATTAAGGAGGTTGTGTTTGATGGAATAA
- a CDS encoding IS3 family transposase, translating into MFDGITEKQARIIHSLRGKFRLIDILETLGFPRSTYMYWQQRFNRKNPDKQIEEEMIKIHQEHKNYGYRRMNQELRHRGILVNKKKVQRLMKKIGLLVRSFIRKLRNYNSYKGTVGRVAKKWIYRHFYTSIVHQKMTTDTTEFKYYEKDPSGSLRIKKLYLNPFMDMYPSEIVSYSISEKPTAKAIMDALKEAIVKTNDCLYRRTFHSDQRWGYQMKAYSHELKKHQIFQSMSRKGNCLDNSQTRTLPWRYL; encoded by the coding sequence GTGTTTGATGGAATAACAGAAAAACAAGCACGAATCATCCATAGCCTCCGAGGAAAATTCAGACTAATCGACATTCTTGAAACTCTCGGGTTTCCTAGGTCAACTTATATGTATTGGCAACAGCGTTTCAATCGTAAAAACCCAGATAAACAGATTGAAGAAGAGATGATAAAGATTCATCAAGAACATAAGAATTATGGGTATCGTCGGATGAATCAAGAACTTAGACATCGTGGAATTCTTGTAAATAAAAAGAAAGTCCAACGTTTAATGAAGAAAATTGGACTCTTAGTACGCTCATTTATACGAAAATTACGTAACTATAATTCCTACAAAGGAACTGTTGGAAGAGTGGCAAAAAAATGGATTTACCGTCATTTTTATACAAGTATTGTTCATCAAAAAATGACAACAGATACAACGGAATTTAAGTATTATGAAAAAGATCCCTCGGGTAGTTTACGCATTAAGAAACTTTATTTAAACCCGTTCATGGATATGTATCCTAGTGAGATTGTCTCTTACTCAATTTCAGAGAAACCTACAGCAAAAGCGATTATGGACGCATTGAAAGAAGCTATTGTGAAAACGAATGATTGCCTCTATCGTCGAACGTTCCATTCTGACCAAAGATGGGGATACCAAATGAAAGCCTATAGTCATGAATTAAAAAAGCATCAGATTTTTCAAAGCATGTCTCGTAAAGGAAACTGCTTGGACAATTCTCAAACAAGAACTTTACCATGGCGTTATCTATAA
- a CDS encoding IS3 family transposase, producing MEYSNHSRIKEKLGWQSPVQFRKKMSLTV from the coding sequence ATAGAGTATTCTAATCATTCTCGAATAAAAGAAAAATTAGGCTGGCAAAGCCCAGTTCAATTTAGAAAGAAAATGAGTTTAACTGTGTAA
- a CDS encoding TIGR04197 family type VII secretion effector, with the protein MEQLKSDLGGASQKATALKNATDILIQSVVITTDTQTTVAGNTNGQAAIKSAQDKAKQIANAVVKASSNIQSVAKEFEGLDAKVAQSVSKLFGGI; encoded by the coding sequence ATGGAACAATTAAAAAGTGATTTAGGCGGTGCTAGCCAAAAAGCAACGGCTCTAAAAAATGCAACAGATATCCTGATTCAATCAGTCGTTATAACCACTGATACTCAAACAACAGTTGCTGGGAATACAAATGGACAAGCAGCTATTAAATCGGCGCAGGACAAAGCAAAACAAATAGCCAACGCGGTTGTAAAAGCTTCAAGTAATATCCAAAGTGTTGCTAAAGAATTTGAAGGATTGGATGCCAAGGTAGCTCAATCAGTATCCAAACTATTTGGGGGGATTTGA
- a CDS encoding DUF3958 family protein, with amino-acid sequence MDRWEELHKKERLLMEREDQLVHEKNQVQRINEAYEEYFNEGHHFMSDLQDSFYENDDSLQFEAIRDEYTYESNKVLADLEESTEELNKHKRKIQMELDEVVYDKRRVSLEEKEVKNEH; translated from the coding sequence ATGGATAGATGGGAGGAGCTACATAAAAAAGAACGTTTATTGATGGAGCGAGAAGATCAGTTAGTTCATGAAAAAAATCAAGTACAACGAATAAATGAAGCCTATGAGGAATATTTTAATGAAGGCCATCATTTTATGTCTGATTTGCAAGATAGCTTTTATGAAAATGACGATAGCTTACAGTTTGAAGCTATCCGAGATGAATATACTTATGAATCCAACAAGGTACTAGCTGATTTAGAAGAGAGTACAGAGGAATTAAATAAACATAAACGAAAGATTCAAATGGAATTAGATGAAGTGGTCTATGATAAAAGGCGAGTATCTTTGGAAGAAAAAGAGGTGAAAAATGAGCATTGA
- a CDS encoding T7SS effector LXG polymorphic toxin: MSIDMYVSASKNQAKSVSDMTKQQITGYEELQKAIADFTLNSPFLTGKAYDTSKAFFSTVLYPLAQGGILLSEAVDRAVTKFPEDYQSQVDSGNLKQSDLEEKIRQAEGLIGQAEGIRTMLESSLTPDIIKTSQLAANLRLLESYSGVKRILEEKLDKLMTFNHNSPKIFEEIQALEDAIDQGLAQTTTAFNPATGTFTIPSKGALSWSKTINEKWADYEARHTAEDKVEVKKTQLPGAEIVYMVYRNGELDKEATSELAKEIAKADLKSMNAFLAGAGYQVLENNGVKALLDFVFGERELEDSVKQHKGYNEGVFTGNLLSLLQSGAEFIGGGLWLLGGTSGSLALAPATGGSSVSAIPAISGSTLAIWGHAAAVGGMSIQNIMSGGNYDHTSNSVGNMDEFFESEFGSELKGKISKNGKRVDGQQVFKVDNKKLKELGLKKGDQIYLDGMHKDHLEVFDDKGNFLKVLNLDGTINREKTIKGLGRVLK, encoded by the coding sequence ATGAGCATTGATATGTATGTTTCAGCTTCAAAAAATCAAGCAAAAAGTGTGAGTGATATGACAAAGCAACAGATAACGGGTTACGAAGAATTACAAAAAGCCATTGCTGATTTCACTTTAAATAGTCCTTTTTTAACAGGTAAAGCTTATGATACGTCTAAAGCTTTTTTTTCAACAGTGTTGTATCCTTTGGCTCAAGGTGGTATTTTATTATCAGAGGCTGTGGATAGAGCTGTTACTAAGTTTCCAGAAGACTATCAATCTCAAGTAGATAGTGGCAATTTAAAGCAATCGGATTTAGAAGAAAAGATTAGACAAGCGGAGGGGTTGATCGGGCAAGCCGAAGGAATACGCACTATGTTAGAATCTTCATTGACGCCAGATATTATCAAAACATCTCAGTTAGCAGCTAATTTAAGATTATTAGAATCCTATAGTGGAGTTAAACGAATTTTAGAAGAAAAATTAGATAAGTTAATGACGTTTAATCACAATTCACCCAAAATATTTGAGGAAATTCAAGCTTTAGAAGATGCAATTGATCAAGGTTTAGCACAAACAACAACAGCTTTTAATCCAGCAACAGGAACTTTTACGATTCCAAGTAAGGGAGCGTTAAGTTGGAGTAAAACAATCAACGAAAAATGGGCAGATTATGAAGCACGCCATACAGCTGAAGACAAGGTAGAGGTTAAAAAAACACAATTGCCAGGTGCAGAAATTGTGTATATGGTTTATAGAAATGGCGAATTAGACAAAGAGGCAACCAGTGAATTAGCTAAAGAAATAGCAAAAGCTGATTTGAAATCAATGAACGCTTTTTTAGCAGGTGCAGGTTATCAGGTACTTGAAAATAATGGTGTGAAAGCTCTCTTAGATTTTGTTTTTGGGGAAAGGGAACTAGAGGATTCTGTTAAACAACATAAAGGATATAATGAAGGTGTATTTACTGGTAATTTGTTAAGTTTACTGCAATCGGGTGCCGAGTTTATTGGAGGCGGATTGTGGCTCTTAGGCGGTACAAGTGGTAGTTTAGCGTTAGCCCCAGCAACAGGAGGTTCAAGTGTTTCAGCAATACCAGCCATATCAGGTAGTACATTAGCTATCTGGGGACATGCGGCGGCTGTTGGTGGCATGAGTATTCAGAATATCATGAGTGGAGGGAATTATGACCATACATCCAACTCAGTGGGGAATATGGATGAATTTTTTGAAAGTGAATTTGGTTCTGAATTAAAAGGAAAAATCTCAAAAAATGGAAAACGAGTAGATGGACAACAAGTATTTAAGGTAGATAATAAAAAACTAAAAGAATTAGGTTTGAAAAAAGGCGACCAAATATACCTAGATGGTATGCACAAAGACCATTTAGAGGTATTTGACGATAAAGGTAATTTTTTAAAGGTCCTTAATTTAGATGGAACAATTAATAGAGAAAAAACCATAAAAGGTTTAGGAAGGGTGTTAAAATAA
- a CDS encoding tyrosine-type recombinase/integrase yields the protein MAITKMNSGNYKVEVFYPKEVREILGVTSQRFRKTYDSKKEALQAEKDILKKIEKVQIEKHERAFELKANMSFKDFYELVWLDMYCNGSSGRNRTIPAEQTILNTKDLFRLHILPMFGSYSLLELNTNKDLVLRKLNAKAQKYANIKTVKSYVNQLFDIAELLDYIEYNRIAKIIRYVGDPLKQRRKMERILKGESLTAEQLLDWIQAIQQDFNDKLLTFQDFVLFTLTLNLGDRKSESYALQWKHIDLEKETILLVQSKDKMGNLTPTKGRKNTKFHLPASLIELLTKWKNEQAQDLLKIGIKQNSEQFLFTCTNRKGDINVPVHMDYLNYRINSVERRHNYLVHATPHKLRHTFSTLAYEGGATMEQISRALTHSDTKTTEIYVNTPNIVDLSTYEKFEQRLQEAKKAN from the coding sequence ATGGCAATCACAAAAATGAATAGTGGAAATTACAAAGTTGAGGTGTTTTATCCTAAAGAAGTAAGAGAAATCCTTGGTGTTACTTCACAGAGATTCAGAAAAACATATGACTCTAAAAAAGAAGCTCTGCAAGCTGAAAAAGACATTCTTAAAAAGATTGAAAAGGTTCAGATTGAAAAACATGAACGAGCTTTTGAATTAAAAGCAAATATGTCTTTTAAGGACTTTTACGAGCTAGTTTGGTTAGATATGTATTGTAACGGTTCTAGTGGTAGAAATCGAACCATTCCAGCAGAACAAACGATTCTCAATACAAAAGACCTATTCCGCTTGCATATTCTCCCAATGTTCGGCAGTTACTCTCTCCTAGAGTTAAATACAAACAAAGATTTAGTTCTACGTAAATTAAATGCTAAAGCTCAAAAGTATGCAAATATCAAAACAGTTAAAAGTTATGTAAACCAGCTATTTGATATTGCAGAACTTCTTGATTACATTGAATATAACCGTATCGCTAAAATTATTCGTTATGTAGGAGACCCATTAAAACAGCGTAGAAAAATGGAAAGAATTTTAAAAGGAGAATCTTTAACAGCAGAACAGCTTCTCGATTGGATTCAAGCTATCCAACAAGATTTTAATGACAAGCTTCTTACATTCCAAGATTTTGTTCTATTTACTTTAACGCTAAATTTAGGTGACCGAAAAAGTGAAAGTTATGCTTTGCAGTGGAAACATATTGATTTAGAAAAAGAGACCATTCTTTTAGTTCAGAGTAAAGATAAGATGGGGAATTTAACTCCTACTAAAGGTAGAAAAAACACTAAGTTCCATCTACCTGCTTCACTAATTGAGCTACTAACTAAATGGAAAAATGAACAAGCTCAAGACCTGTTAAAAATTGGAATAAAGCAGAATTCTGAACAGTTTCTCTTTACCTGTACTAACCGAAAAGGAGATATCAACGTTCCTGTGCATATGGACTATCTCAACTATCGTATTAACTCAGTTGAACGTCGACATAACTATTTGGTTCACGCAACACCTCATAAGCTACGACATACATTCAGCACCTTAGCATATGAAGGTGGTGCCACAATGGAACAAATTTCCAGAGCCTTGACCCATTCTGATACCAAGACAACAGAAATTTATGTAAATACACCAAATATTGTTGATTTGTCCACTTATGAAAAATTTGAACAACGATTACAAGAAGCAAAAAAAGCAAATTAA
- a CDS encoding helix-turn-helix transcriptional regulator — protein sequence MNELTILLSDTQKQRLQESIHQLLENEVTQFQIDLGLNKRYLKKNQLCQYLNLSNNTIDKLITEGLPRININGVILYDKQEIDKWLKKHVQSS from the coding sequence ATGAACGAACTCACTATTTTACTGTCTGACACTCAAAAACAAAGGTTACAGGAAAGTATTCATCAGTTATTAGAGAATGAAGTCACGCAATTTCAAATCGATTTAGGACTAAATAAACGCTATCTTAAAAAGAATCAATTGTGCCAATATCTGAACCTTTCCAACAATACGATTGATAAACTAATTACAGAAGGACTTCCCCGTATTAACATTAATGGGGTCATACTTTATGACAAGCAAGAAATTGACAAGTGGTTAAAAAAACATGTTCAATCAAGTTAA
- a CDS encoding rolling circle replication-associated protein, with protein MIKIATWIQSKIIETPTYIEIWEYEQPILSKRKKDNVEKKETPDWLKNTKYTFDELTAQGQYDSLKRKQKHYKNQRFAVARLIDTNFDNQTKFLTLTFKENITDIAYTNSEFKKFMKRLNYQLYKTKKSQIKYLATWENQKRGAIHYHIILFGFPYLPHSQLVNIWGHGIIGINRIDVDSAENRGRYVSKYFDKDLELKEHKKKAFFKSQNLTQPIEIKRLTNQPYEIDKQEILFTNNYVRKSPIFFQTWDEQGIPHKEIGFEERNVRYTKIKKHGGTHT; from the coding sequence ATACAATCAAAAATCATTGAAACACCTACGTATATTGAAATTTGGGAATATGAACAACCTATACTATCAAAAAGAAAAAAAGACAACGTTGAAAAGAAAGAAACGCCTGATTGGCTGAAAAATACCAAATACACATTTGATGAATTAACTGCACAAGGACAATATGATAGCCTAAAGAGAAAGCAAAAACACTATAAAAACCAACGCTTTGCCGTTGCCAGACTAATTGATACTAACTTTGATAACCAAACGAAATTCTTAACCCTAACCTTTAAAGAAAACATAACAGACATAGCCTATACAAATAGTGAGTTCAAAAAATTTATGAAACGGTTAAACTACCAACTATACAAAACTAAGAAATCCCAAATTAAATATCTAGCTACGTGGGAAAATCAAAAACGTGGTGCTATCCATTATCATATTATTTTATTCGGATTCCCTTACCTTCCTCACTCTCAACTTGTAAATATCTGGGGACATGGAATCATAGGGATTAACCGAATTGATGTGGACAGCGCTGAAAATAGAGGGCGATATGTAAGCAAGTATTTCGATAAAGATTTAGAGCTAAAGGAACATAAGAAAAAAGCGTTCTTCAAATCTCAAAATCTAACGCAACCTATTGAAATCAAAAGACTAACAAATCAACCTTATGAGATAGACAAGCAAGAAATACTATTTACAAACAACTATGTACGAAAAAGTCCTATCTTCTTTCAAACTTGGGATGAACAAGGTATTCCACACAAAGAAATAGGCTTTGAAGAACGAAACGTTCGCTATACAAAAATCAAAAAACATGGAGGAACACATACATGA